The stretch of DNA ctggtattaaaggtgtgggccaacactgctagctttttttttttttttaattgtattttatgtgcatgcttGCCTGCATATACGTCTGTGCACCACCCatgtgcctgctgcctgtggaggtcagaagagggtaccagatcccctggaactagagttacagatgtttgtgaaccattatgtgggtgctgggcattgaacgtaggtcctctggaagagcaatcaatgctcttaactactgagccatcattccagccccaGGCCCACTGTTCTTAAAGGTTCTGGCATCTCAACTTTCTCATCTGTCAAATGGAACAGGCTAACCCTCATATCTACCATTTTTGATGGAGAATAAACAGGTCCAGATCAGCAGTCCAAGATCCAGGCTGTGGGTAGGGAATGGTATagcacatgtctgtgatcccagcatttgtaAGACTGGGgacagagttcaaagtcattgtgggctatctagtgagattctgtcttaaaaaaccaaggGCTGGAAACAGTAACATAGCTtagctggcagagtgcttacctagcatgcatgactCCTTGGGTTCCGTCTATAGGGCAGGTGTGGTAGAAGTACATACCAGTGATTTTACCACATgcaagactgaagcaggaggatcagaaatccaaggtcacccttggctacaatGTGAGctgaggccaccttgggctacataaCACACGGTCTCAAAACCACCAATCGAagactggggatgtagttcagcaTTAAGAGCATTCATTTTTGGCaccacaaaataacaacaataataaagaaaaaatatcaggACTAAGAATATACCTCAGCATGAGAGCACCTTTCTAGCATGTGCGAGGCTCTATATTTAAGCTccaatatcacacacatacagagcacTCACAAAatcaagtgaaaaaataaaaaatacaaaagggtAGAGGACCAGATGGCGCAGCACAGAGAGGCCTTGCCCCCGAACTGATAACTAAGTTCGTCCTCACGGACATGGTGGAGTACGTGAGATGGACTCCTGCAAGTGGTCCTCAGACCCAAACGGATGCCCCCCATTAAAGATACAACAAAGCAACCAGAGATAGTTGGTCTTCAGAGCCCCGCTAGCTTCCTCAGAACATCTTACCACCAGAGGAAACCTTGTTCAGAGATCCTAGGCAGGTGGCCCAGCCTGTGTCCTCGTCAGCTCCCATCACAGCAACTGGTGTGGCTTCCTGGACCCTGCCCCTTTACCTGACCTCCACTCAGTGCCCCCATTGCTTTTGATTCCATAACCCCATTTTACCTCTTTAGGTTTGaaggtctcatgtaccccaggctgtcctcaaatgcATTCTGTAGCCAAGAggcctgaacttctgatcctctacctccagagtcagAGAACTCTCAAGCGTCACTTCTCTGCTTTACCACGTATGTGCTGGGACTGGCCTCGGGCCGCCAGCCTGGTGCCGCCAGCCTGGTGcagtcctttacccactgagccacctcacttgCTCCTAGGAGCATTTTTCAGAGGGACCTAAGCATCCTTGGATTCTGGTGTGCTCCAGGCCCTGTGGAGGTGACTGCATTGGGTGCTTGCTAACTGTCTGCTTGTTGATACCTATgactatattctttttctttcagctgTACAGGTACAGGTGGAAGCTGGCCTCTCATTTGAAGCCTGGGCTTGCTGATCAGGGAAATCTACCCAGCCATTCACACTTGGATTATGAGTGGGTCATCAGGCCCAGCCAGCATTTCCATAGGTGCTGGGGCTCCAACTGTGGTGCTCATGCTCATCTGGCAAGTGCCGCGCCATCGCCCTGGCCCTCTTAGGCAGCTGCGTCGTCCTAGACAGTCTGAGCATCTCAGCTCATCCTTGCTTGTTCTGTGCACACAAGCACGGTGAGCAGAGACCAGCTTTCCAGCTGTAGCCCACCTGCCTCCAATGCCCAGGATCTAACTCACTACCTAGCCTGCCAGGTAGGGCTTAACAGGGGCACATTCTCCACATTAGATTTTCAGAGAAGGTTCTAGACGCTCTTCACACCTGCTATAATACTGGAAAGCACAGACATTCATTGATGGCCTCACACAAGAAGCCAACGTCTTATCTATACGGACACAGACTTGACCATTCCATGTGTGGGCAAATGTGCCAGCCTCAGCCTACAATGACAGAGGAGGGTGGCCTGTGGGCTTGGGTTATGAGGGGACAGGTAAGAACAGTGGTGGAGCTGAGCACAGTGATACATGCCTTGTATGGCCAGCActttggaagtggaggcaggaggatgtcttgatgttcaaggtcattctcactCACACAATAAGTTTGTTTAACTCTAGTCTGGTTTATATGAGACctgattaaaataaaaccaaaagccaaaaaccaaaaatggggctgaagagatgactcagcttttttttccccctcgagacagggtttctctgtgtagctttgctcctttcctggaactcattcggtagcccaggctggcctcaaactcacagagatcctcctggctctgcctcccgagtgctgggattaaaggcgttcgactcagctcttaagagcacttgttgctcttgcaaggacctgggtttggttcctagtatcTACATGGCAGCTTAAAACCTTTTATAACCCTGTTTCCACAgaatctggtgctctcttctggcttctgtgggcaccaagctTACAAATGGTgaacaagcaaaacacccataacaCATCAAATAAAGAACTAAAACTTACACAAAAGGCTAggtaatgacttttttttaaatttggtatttcgagacagggtttctctgtgtagcccttgctgtcttggatctcactctgtagaccaggctggccacgaactcagagatccacattcctctgcctcctgagttctgggattaaaagtcaccacctggcacatgcctttaatccctggatctacaggacagccagggctacacagagaaaccctgtctcgaaaaaccaaaggaaaaaaacccaaaaaccaaaaaacccaaagcgggctggagagatggcttagaggttaagagcactgactgctcttccagaggtcctgagttcaattcccagcacccacatggtggctcacaaccgtctgtactGAGATCTGGAGCCCCTTCTGTGCACACAACAAATCAATCAGACCCCAGAGCAGCAGTGGAAGCTAGAGAAGGACCTCTACAAGCTTCAGGGCAGCGGGGCTGCACCaggaccccaggaccacctggctacagagtgaaccAGAAAGAGGCAGAGCGAAGGCCGGGTAAAGGAGCCTGCTGCCATGCCTAACAAGCCGAGTTCTAGTCCCTGTAATCCCGGCTTCCCAGTCTGAGATGGGAGAGCTGCCTATGACAGAGGCAAGAGATGCTGCCTCAGCAGGGGGGAAGAACTGACTTCAGACAGCTGTCCTCGAACTTCCATACTTGTTGCTCATGCTCACACTCATACGCACAAAATAAACaagctggcatggtggtacacgcctctaatcccagcactcaggaaacaatgGCAGGAAggtggcggatctctgtgatttcaaggccaacctgatctacatagtgagttacaggccaggaAGAGCTATATTCACTATACAGCCAGGACAAGGATCAGACAACAGCTCCTGTTGAGTGCATCCTCTAGGACAATATAGGACCCACAGTTCAGGAGAACAAATGCTGAGCCAGGTCCCTCCTGTCACCGTTGGGGACTGTCATCCTTGCCCTGGCCCGCCCATGGCTCAACAAACCTGTCCCTTTGTATTTGTCCACGAAACAGTACTTGAGTTCGTAGTCGCTCAGGAGATCATGTACTTCCTGCAAAGACACAATCAGAAGCCAGGAGTCACTGACCAGGCCTGGCTATAAGTGGACCCACCATACAAACAGATAAGCAAAAACCCCCATTTTACAACTATCTTCTACCCAAGGCTATGCAGGGCAAGGTTGTAGATTACATGCTAGGAACACGACCTGTCTGATCTTCTATGTAAGGGTCCAACAACTTTACAACTAATTACTTAGCTATTTTGTGAACAAGGCAACTGAGGCTGTAAGAGGTGAATTACACAAATTGTTAGGCCAGACAGGGCATGCCACTCAGGGTACCTGATCAGGGACTCCATGCACTTAAGGACTATACACTGTGCGGTTGATTGCACAGGCCACCCCAAGCTCCCTCATATTGACAGGGCTGCTGTTAATGAATGCTGGCTTCCAGGGCAAGTTGCCTGGCCTGCTTTCATCTGATGACCTATGTATGAGCCCACTGAGATAGGATGGGCAGTGCCAGATATGCACCAGACCACGCACACAGTTTTCTATTCCAGGTCTGCACCCATATCATGCTCCCCAACACCTCTGGAGCTTCAATAGCCATGTGCCCACATACTAGTAGGTACTAGggtgagccagtaagcagagatccttttgtttgggttttcaagacagagtttctctgtgtagctctggctttcctggaactcactctgtagaccaggctggcctcgaactcacagagatccatctggctctgcctcctgagtgctgggattaaaggcatgtgccaccagcgccCGGCTATATGAGCAGAGATTCTTAGCAGCGAGCAGAAAGGGCCTATCCCACCACCACCCGGGCAGGGCAGCATAGATACCACTTTCTTAGGTTCAAAGAGCATTGCACGCCCTGCTCCATGCAGGTCCCCAAGAGAAGGGCACTCCCGGCAGACAAGATTAGCCACAGGGAAGTGTCACAGAATACacaatcccacccccaccccgccccttcACGTCGAAGGGAGACTTCATTTTCTCAAGTCAATTCTAGTAGGCCTTCTGAGGGATGCAGCTCCAACTTCCGGGTCTACTTAAAGGTGTTGATTCATCTTTGATAAAGAAAGGCCATACTCTAATCCTGAAACTTCCAGATTTGAGCTCCCGCCACCCCACGGCAGAAGAGGGAAGCCCTCTCTGAGTATGCTTGGGCCAGTTGGATCCTCTCTGTCAACCAATCCATTCACAATCCCCCGCAACACTTCAATGCGGCCACAGCTGCACGCCCCCTAAACTACCTGCCCCTTCAACACTTGGTCTCGCCCAAGCCCGGTGGTCGCCCCTAGCAACGTTGGCCCGCAGTCCAAGTTGGTTCTTTTGCCCTTCCTGACCATGCCGTTTCCACCTTTCTTAACGTCTCCTGAACCCGGGAGAGGATGCGGCACTGGGCAAAGCCCCCGCACACAGCAGCGTTGGTATTGCCTGGCTTCCCCCTGCGCACGCGCACCGTGGCACTTCCCGCCACGCTCTCACCCCCCCCATACCTGGTTGGTCACGTCCCCCGGGAGGCCTCGGATCAGTATCTTGCGGCGGTTACGGAACTGGCGCTCAGTATGTTCCAGGCGTTTCCGGATCTCTTCCGGATCGAGCGGCGGCAGCTCTTGCTCAGGCGCCCGGCGATCGGCGGCCTCGGGAGTTTCCGCTTCGGCCTCCGCCTCCGGGCTGAGCGGCGGCCGGTGAGTAACGGACACGTCGGCCGCCATCTTGGGAGACCCGGCGCCTTCTGGGACCAGCGAGCTCAGGGCGGAGCGACATAGAGCGGCAAGGAGGGCGCGCGTACTGATTGGTTGGTGGAAGTCCCGCCTCCTTCCCGGCCCACTCAGCCTATTGGCTGGAGCGAGTGCGGCCCCGTTGCCCTGACTCTTGGCCATTGAGTCGAAGGGCGGAGCTGCAGCAGGGAGCCCGTGCAAGGTAGAGAGGAAAATCCATTCTATCCGCAGCACCGCCTAAAAAGTCGAGGAGGCACACGCTGGAATCTCAGCCTTTGCGAGGTCTATTACTAGTTAGCAAGTGCCAGCCAATAATAATTAGTATTATAATGTGCTTTCTCAAACATTTTCTGAATTCACTTACTGAAATAAACTGTTGGGTtttttgctggtttgttttctttgtttttctgttagaaaaagaaatcaaaccacAGGCCGTGGAGTTTGAAGGTTTTATTGATGGGGAACTTGATACAGCCCAGTCACCCACCAGTCTTGCCCTAAGACTCCCCCAGCTCAGGACAACTCTTCCAGGGCTGTATCTTCAGGCTGCAGTGGCTTGAGAGGCACCGGGGTCCTTGTTTCTCAAGTGGTAGCTGCCACTCCGGTTCTGAATCCTTAAGATACACAGTCAGGCCACCGCAATGGTTTCCACCCGTTGGGGCATGAACAGCTCTATGGTGATGCTGACCAACTCGGAGCTCTGATCTGCACCGAGAAACCCAAATAAATATGTGTGTCCTGGGCTCCTGCTAAACTTGCCCCTGCAGACCTTGCAGGATTCCCTCTTACCCTGAATGTCAATCGTGAGAGTGATGTCCCTGCCCTTGCCTTGGCTGGCACTGATAGGGGCTATTGTGGCTTGGGTTGACTCGGAATGGGGTCCTGATGGGTGGCACTTCATGCCTAGAGCCCTTATGTTGAAGCTTTGGAGCTGCATTGCCCTGAGCCTGGCACTTCAAGAGGTGGATGTAAGCCTCTTGAGGTGCAAGTGGCcagggctcccccccccccttcccccgccAGACTCCTCTAATGGCCAAACCCAACCCATTGTgtgtgaatggccaggctccacCCCCAGTCAGCCAAGCTCTGCCCTACAAAGAAAGCCCAACATCAGGCCTCAAGATCCCACtaatcatgggggggggggggcaaaaaaaACCCTATATAAGCTAGTCCCCTGGTCAGTTCTttcctgagcagaggcagccaccctcctgtgCCCTAGGAAGCGTAAAGGGAAGACATGGCCCAGAATAGACTGGCCCTATGACCTTCCCAGGCTCAAGCCACACTTTCATTATGGCCTGGTCCACCTGCCCTTGGTGCATCTCAGTCTCTGCCCTTGTGGGCCCCACCTGTGGAGCCCtgtcccattctttttttttttttttttaacattaattgtattgatttattacattcatgacaTTATGTcttgatactactgtccatttgtgggctttttccatcacacaaaacagagattctgtacttaggaaatcattgctctatattcctttcttctctgtcttgagataacgtctaatctttctgtctctatgaatttgcatattctatatatttcatgtaatacaattttatagtatttgtccttttttgtaaaatgtaaaaacattttatgtgtaactgcaggagaaataatactcaGCTAGCCTGAACAGAAACCCCCTGTCAAGTTCTCCCGGGCCTCCACACGTCCACATCTGCAGCTCACATTACAGACCGTCTGTTTGACATCCTCCTGGTTCCGACTTCTGAGGCCAGTCTGAATGATGTTGGGGGTCAAGATGCTCAATACTACAGGCTAAAGCCACAGGACACGCCCAGCCAGAGCCACCGCCCACTCATTCACCACTCATCTCTGGAGTCCTGCCCAATGGCATGCATGGATCCTCTCAGCTTGGATACCCACTGTTCTGGCTCAGTTCCAACCCTTCCCTTACTGGTAGTTTGAAGCTGTCTGGGGCTGAGGTCTTCTGGTATGGCCCTAGCCCTGTGGCTGGAGGTCCAGTCCTGTGCGGCAGGAGAAACCGGCCCCGTGGTTGCTTCTGTTCTAACACTATGATTGTGACCTCTGTTAGGTTCCCTTGTCTTCCATGAGCTGTCAGGTCAACTCTTCCTCCCCATGGAGTACGACCATGTTGAGGTGGTCTCAAGGCTCCATGCCCACAACCTGGCAGTGCGGTATAAGGTTTCTGCCCATGGGCTGccaggggatggggggtgggcagCTCAACACTCTCAGGAACCCTGTAGAGCAGGGCAGGCACAGTCCAGAGACCCCTACCCTAAGAACTGGGAGGAGACAGGATATACCAGCTGAAGaactattagaaaagaaaaagaactgattGGGCCTTTTCTTACACCCTGTCACAGGCATGCCACCAAGCCATGGCCCAGCCTTTCACTGGGAGAGTCTAGGCAAGGATTCTACCACCGAGTTTAGCTCCCACCCGCTTCTTCCCTGGGGGATTCTGGGCAGACACTCTTACTGCTCAGCTGTATCCTCAGCCCCTTTCTGGTTATTCCAGAAACATTCTGGGGACAAAGGGGAATTTCCTTTGTTTCCTGCACCAGGCGCTAAGATAAAAGATATTTAGTTTCCAAGGACATTACAGTGTGGGGAAAGTTGACCATTTATGGTCTCACTGTCCATCACTGTAAGAAACAAaaaagaggccagcctggtctaaagagtgagttccagacagccagggttacacagtgaaactctgtggtgatgttttaattgtgctgaaatgtgattttatttgtatgttaataaatagagtttgcctggagattagaggtcatAGCGAGTTAGGAagagaagtcaggtggtggtagcccacacccttaacttgatcacgtggcaggcagagtctgtgtggtcaaggacacagccaagcatggtgacacaagcctttaatcccagtaccaaccatagagacctggaactccatatagacaggcagtgatgaggaagtcatgtggctgggcttagagccaatgagaaggcagaacaggaaggcactaaaaacacaagtcagacaggaagaagctctctgggGAAGCGACTAAggctctctgatctcttgggctgttacctctgtatttggcttatttactaagactgtttagaaatttgttggggttggggatttagctcagtggtagagctcttgcctagcaggcacaaggccctgggtacgATCcacagttctgaaaaaaaaaaaaagaaagaaagaaatttgtctacaaaacTCTTTccccaaaaaaccacacacacacacacacaaaagcaaacattCATCACTACATCGGCTGTGCACTGCTCTACACTGTTCATGTGCCAACCATCTTCAGAGAGCTCATGAAACCTAattgttctttttcccttttacagatggggaaacataGACCAGTGAAGTGAGGTGATTTTCCTAAAGATAAACAGCCAGAGCTGAGAGAGCCttcagaggcaagagaatcaccagttctaggctagcctaggctacataacaagaccttgcctcaaacaccTGAAAAGAGAGACCAAGAATATGGCTCAGTtgtcagagtgcttgcttaggACTCATGAAGAACTGGATTTCCTCCCAGTACCTattaaaccagacatggtggacACTGTGcctctgtcatcccagcactcaagagggagaggcaggggccagagagatggctcagtggtgaagagcgtgggtcctcttccagaggacctgggtatgATCCCCAACACTCACATGACAACTCCTAACTGTGTGgaattccagttctgggggagCCAGCGCTCTCTTGTGGCCTCTGCGGGCACCAGGCATAGATgtcatgcacagacatgcatatagtcaatatgtataaaattaaatttaaagaaatatatataagtgggaagccagccagtaagcagcacccgtccacggcctctgcatcagcccctgcctcctggttcctaccctgtttgagttcctgtcctgacttccgtCAGtagtgaacagcaatgtggaagtctGCTGTTCCTCTACCTGGCTCTCCAGTCTGTCCACGATCCCCTTCAGGTCCCTGAGGAATACATGAAGCCATATGACTTCATCCAAGATAAGCACAGACGCTTTTATGCAGGGACGGTGTCCCTCATGAATAAAGCAGCGGAAAACGTTACTGCAGCCTTGAAAAGCCACGGGCTCTGGAACAATACGGTGTTCATTTTCTCCACAGACAATGGTTGGGCAGACTCTGTCTGGGGGCAACAACTGGCCACTTCAAGGAAGGAAATGGACCCTGTGGGAAGGAAGCATCCGTGGAGTGAGCTTTGTGGCAAGCCCCTTGCTGAAACAAAAGGGTGTGAAGACCCGGGAGCTCATCCACATCTCAGATTGGCTTCCCACACTGGTGAATCTGGCTGGGGGAAGCACCAGCAGTACCAAGCCTCTGGGTGGCTTCGATGTGTGGAGAACCATCAGTGACGGaagcccacccctcccccagactTTTTTGACAGTTTGCCATGTCCTGGCAAGAGCGTGGCTTCCACAAAGAATGACTCTTTTCCTTTAGAATATCCTGCCTTTAACACCTCTATCCACACTGGGATTAGATATAAAAACTGGAAACTCCTCATGGGCCATCCAGGCTGTGGTTACTGGTTCCCTCCTCCATCTCAATCCAACGTTTCTGAGATACCTTCACTGGACTCATCAACCAAGACACTCTGGCTGTTTGATATCAATTAGGACCCTGAAGAAAAGAATGACCTGTCCCAGGAGCATCCCCACATTGTCCTGAAGCTCCTCTCCCGCCTGCTGTACTACCACAGACACTCTGTGCCTTCGTACTTCCCACCCAGGGACCCACACTGTGATCCCAAGGGTACCGGTGTGTGGAGCCCTGGATGTAGGGTCCCAGGGGAGGCTGGAGCACATATGTGCAGGCGAGACCTTGGGCCCCTACTCtgctggcttctttcttttttttaaataactccaGCCTCTTCACCTGGCCCTCATGCTACATAACCCACCAATGGATTCCAGTTTCAACCCACAGTACCAGTAAAATCCGGATGGACAGATCCTGCTGTTGGCTGTTAGTGTCTGGAGGCCATGGTGACTAGGTTCTTCCTGCTTCCTAAACTGCCCATGCTGGGAACTGGACATGGGAAGCTGTCCCTGCATCCTGGAGGCCAGAGCAGCTGGCTCTTTTTGCCCACAAGTCAGTCATTAGAACTCCCTCTGCTAATAACCAGTTTTATTGGCAAAATACGTGTAACAAAGGCAGAGAGCAGATGATTTCTAGTGGTTCTGCTGGCTGTGAGGGCTTCCTGTCTGTGAGATCTTGTTTGAGCTTTCCACATCCATGACCTGCTGTCTCACCCCTACTCATCTCACTgtggagtgtagtgggtagccatcccagccttggcctggaagttccaacccccattggggcttcggtaatggtcacacccacaaggcagggctgagggaggacgctgaagacccaggatcaagaggagaggctcgcttggttccaagaccctggacgctggaggtagatggagcagagttctccagagaacaccgcctcccgactgcgccatcccttccccagaccctacaacctatcccttcatttgtaagt from Onychomys torridus chromosome 7, mOncTor1.1, whole genome shotgun sequence encodes:
- the Icam3 gene encoding LOW QUALITY PROTEIN: intercellular adhesion molecule 3 (The sequence of the model RefSeq protein was modified relative to this genomic sequence to represent the inferred CDS: inserted 2 bases in 1 codon), coding for MTPFRLQTAFKLHTVTSDSQILCSGHCSATKMANTMSITLYRFLRVLSCPPPIPWQPMGRNLIPHCQNRSNHGAGFSCRTGLDLQPQEAYIHLLKCQAQGNAAPKLQHKGSRHEVPPIRTPFRVNPSHNSPYQCQPRQGQGHHSHDWIQNRSGSYHLRNKXTPVPLKPLQPEDTALEELS